The following coding sequences are from one Deltaproteobacteria bacterium window:
- the pstB gene encoding phosphate ABC transporter ATP-binding protein PstB: MENHFHRIKIKTQSLDFYYGSIQALKYINLEIKERQITALIGPSGCGKSTFLRTLNRMNELLPRTRVSGTVLLDGMDIYAPEVNPVNLRQRVGMVFQRPNPFPRSIFENVAFGPKVLGTHRQSHLGETVEKSLKGAALWEEVADRLQDDATGLSLGQQQRLCIARVLAMQPEVILMDEPCSALDPQATLRIEELMQELKKNYTIVIVTHNMQQAARASDWVGFFLLGELLEYGATKDVFTNPTDQRTESYITGRYG, encoded by the coding sequence ATGGAAAATCATTTTCACCGCATTAAAATAAAAACCCAGAGTCTGGATTTTTATTATGGTTCAATCCAGGCTTTAAAATACATTAATCTCGAAATAAAAGAACGGCAGATCACGGCTCTTATCGGACCTTCAGGTTGCGGGAAATCCACCTTCCTCCGGACCCTCAACCGCATGAATGAACTCCTTCCTCGCACCCGGGTATCCGGGACCGTCTTATTGGATGGGATGGACATCTATGCTCCCGAAGTCAACCCCGTGAACCTGAGGCAGAGGGTAGGAATGGTGTTTCAGCGGCCGAATCCTTTTCCCAGGTCCATCTTCGAAAACGTGGCCTTCGGCCCCAAGGTTTTGGGGACTCATCGCCAATCCCATCTCGGAGAGACTGTAGAGAAGAGCCTCAAGGGAGCCGCTCTCTGGGAGGAAGTGGCCGATCGCCTTCAGGATGATGCGACAGGCCTTTCCCTCGGCCAACAACAGCGCCTGTGTATTGCCCGGGTACTGGCCATGCAACCGGAAGTGATCCTTATGGACGAGCCTTGCTCCGCCCTGGACCCCCAGGCGACTCTGCGGATTGAAGAATTGATGCAGGAACTGAAAAAGAATTATACCATTGTCATCGTCACCCATAATATGCAACAGGCGGCTCGGGCATCCGACTGGGTGGGCTTTTTCCTTCTCGGAGAACTCCTGGAATACGGGGCTACCAAGGATGTTTTCACCAATCCCACAGACCAGCGAACGGAAAGCTATATCACCGGAAGGTACGGATGA